CGGGGACTCGCGATCGCGCAAACCCTCCAAGCCGACGATATCGCCTATCAATGGCAATGGCAACTGGGCAAAATTTTCAGGAAACAAGGAAAACGCAAGGGCGCGATCGCGGCATATTCTGGAGCCATCCATACCCTACAATCGATCCGGCGCGATCTCGTCACCATCAGTTCCGAAGTTCAATTCTCCTTCACCGAAAGCATCGAACCCCTGTACCGGGAATTTGTCGATCTTTTGCTGCAACCCAACGCCTCCCAGGACGACCTCATTCAAGCGCGTCAAGCCATCGAAGCCTTACAACTCGCAGAACTCGACAACTTTTTCCGCGAAGCTTGCACCGATGCCCATCCCGTCCAAATCGATCGCATCGATCCCAAAAGCGCCGTCTTCTACTCGATCCTACTGCGCGATCGCGTCGAAATAATTCTCGCCCTGCCCGAACAACCCTTGCGCCACTACACCACGCCTGTATCCCAAAAACGAGTTGAAGAAAGCATCGAGCAGTTGAGGAAATTACTGTTCGACCACTATATCCGAGCCAACGCCCACAAAAAACCAGCCCAAAACTTGTACGATTGGGTCATTCGACCTGCCGAACAAGAGATTGCCAACAGCAACGCAGACACCCTCGCCTTCGTTCTTGACGGCGCATTGCGCAACATCCCCACCTCCATCCTCCACAACGGTCAACAGTATCTTATCGAAAAGTACGCGATCGCGATCGCGCCGGGACTGCAACTCCTCAACCCCCAACCCCTCACCCAACAAGAACTTACCCTCCTCGCAGCCGGACTCAGCCAAGCGCGCCAAGGCTTTTCCGCCCTCCCCAACGTCGAACCCGAACTAGAGCAAATTCAAACAGAAATTCCCACCGAAATCCTGCTCAACGAATCCTTTACCGAACAAAACTTCAGCCAACTCGCCCGTTCCTCCCCCGCACCCATCATCCACCTCGCCACCCACGGTCAATTTAGCTCCAACGCAGCAGACACCTTCATCCTCACCTGGGACAATAAAATTGATGCCAACGAACTGCGCGGACTTCTCGAAGCTGACCCCAAATACCATCGTCCCATCGAACTCCTGATCCTTAGCGCCTGCCAAACCGCCAAAGGCGATAAACGCGCCGCTCTGGGTCTTGCAGGCATCGCTGTCAGAGCTGGCGCGCGCAGCACCTTGGCATCCCTCTGGTCGGTCAGCGACGAAGCCACTGCTCAACTGATGACGCAACTGTACCGAGAACTCACCGAACAGAAAGTCACCAAAGCCCAAGCCCTCCGCAATGCCCAACTCGCGCTGTTGAACAGCGACACCTTTTCCCATCCCTACTATTGGGGAGCCTTCGTCCTCGTGGGGAACTGGCTTTGAAGCAAATTGATGAGAGCGCGCGTGCTGCCGGGACGGGCCCAAGCGCTAAAACTAGGAAATAGGGAATAGGGAATAGGGAATAGGGAATAGGTTTTTTCAGTT
Above is a genomic segment from Lusitaniella coriacea LEGE 07157 containing:
- a CDS encoding CHAT domain-containing protein, with the protein product MKKFILIFLLAIACTLSTRQVLGIERPQIPEIQQSAQEFYENGDFSNAIERLQAEIRDYSNRRDRAAQSIALRNLALLYLEMGDLVAANTSIEESLQIVKNLENKEKILAQILEVQGKIQLLTGNPDDALETWETAIEIYQDLNDINGIIQNTINQTQALQSLGLYRQSRQILERLQSSVELEPDSILKAKALQSLGDVLHNLGDTKESIEILNRSLTIAKQFQDREIIASILISLGNATRLTSEKDEQQALNYYQEAASLAPSTTTQLEAQLNQFNLLIAKSRKSEALSLIPHLETNLNRSPLNHSTIYARIHFARHLMELEDISPATIAQRLAVALQAAQKLGDRRAQAYALGNLGKLYTQNQRWDDAQTAIERGLAIAQTLQADDIAYQWQWQLGKIFRKQGKRKGAIAAYSGAIHTLQSIRRDLVTISSEVQFSFTESIEPLYREFVDLLLQPNASQDDLIQARQAIEALQLAELDNFFREACTDAHPVQIDRIDPKSAVFYSILLRDRVEIILALPEQPLRHYTTPVSQKRVEESIEQLRKLLFDHYIRANAHKKPAQNLYDWVIRPAEQEIANSNADTLAFVLDGALRNIPTSILHNGQQYLIEKYAIAIAPGLQLLNPQPLTQQELTLLAAGLSQARQGFSALPNVEPELEQIQTEIPTEILLNESFTEQNFSQLARSSPAPIIHLATHGQFSSNAADTFILTWDNKIDANELRGLLEADPKYHRPIELLILSACQTAKGDKRAALGLAGIAVRAGARSTLASLWSVSDEATAQLMTQLYRELTEQKVTKAQALRNAQLALLNSDTFSHPYYWGAFVLVGNWL